The DNA segment CTATAGTTTTAAGGAATAGATTTGCTTTAATTTTCAGATTCTTCAATAGTGAaacacaaaaaatatttaaaatatgattgGGCTATAAAAATCTGAACAAAGTGTAGAAGGTGGCAGCTGCAGAACGTTTTATTTAATGCTGTCTACTGgtcatttagatttttaaaagtccAGCTATGGGATCTGTAATGCATAAAATAGGATTTCCCACTTTTGCTTTGCTTCTGTGACTGAATATAAGGATATATTCTGTTCCACCATGAAAATTAAGAAAATCCCTAATTTTTATACTGAAAACAAAATTTGGTTTCTTTTGTAAACATTTACCAGAAAAATTAAATGCTACCTAAATATATTTTgtcattgtaaagatattttatttaaaaataattattaatgcaGTTAATTGATACATGTGCAATAATACTCAATAAAGTACTCATTATTTGAATTTAGGAATCTGGTTGTTCGGCTGGCCACAGTGCTACCCCTTTTTTCTTCTGATAATACTattacagaaataaaaacaggGCAGGTTTTTACCTGCCATCTTTTGCCTAGTATTCAGCTGTTACCTGTAATCCTTTGAAAACAGTGTTCCATATTAACAAAACATTACAAGAGAGATGCATTTTGCTGGCTTGAAAACCACCTTTATCTAAAGATTGGGAAAGGGTGTGCAGGTATGCCATAGCAAAaacagatagaaagaaaatgggtaaatagaattttaaaaaatcagtaaagTGCACAATTATTGTCAAACATTCTATTCCTGTTATTCCATTGAATTTACTGAACAGTCATTGTGGACTACAATTTGGCTTGAAAAGAAAAGAGGCTTACAATGCAAACAAACACCTGTTAGGTGCTTCTCCTGAAGACTTTTATAAGAATTGATTGATGCAATTCAAGGATAACCTACTTCAACTCTTTGGATGTTGGCCCGTTTCCTAGATCCACAAGGGGCAGAAGGTTTACAAGTTGCTTAGATGTTTGTCTCCaatttatttcaacttttaaatGCCAATGTTTTCCAGATCTGCATCTTCCAGGCCAACAATGGCATCTGATCTGGAGATCATGAAAAGTTTctctttatttgtatattgtctctGAATTTTCAAAGGCTGCTGCTCTATTTGTTCCTTGCTGGTGCTCTGTGAGGAGCCAATTTCCTCACTGGAGCTGACTTCACAGTCTTCAGGTGCTTTATGGGCTGGGGTATTGGCAACAGACTCCAAGGAGGTGCCCGACTCTTCCAGTGGAGTGTAGCCCTTATTGCTTCTGTACTGATCACACTGAGTGCTCTGGGAACCTTTCTGATCCACAGATGGTGTAGGCAGATGAGAATCCCCCAAATCGAGGGATCTGGAGTAGCTGGAAGATGAAGCTTTAGCTGAAAGACTGGAGTCAAGGTCAGTGCTACTACCCAATGTCTGAGAGGGCTCAGGGAACAGGGATCTCCTGGAATCAGGGAGGCAGCTTGTGCTCTGGCGTCGAAGCACTACTTTACGCTTGTTCATCCTGGGCAACACTGCCAGTTCTTGCGCTGTGTCTAGGTAACTGCTTCTGAGATCTTTTAGACTAAGTTCAAATTCTCCCCGAGGAATTTCTCGGCCATCCCGTTCACCCAGCAGCCTCTGCCAGTCACCATAGTCTCCACTAGCCATTTCCCCCTGAGCCAGTGGTAGCAATGTGAAGGTGCTCAGTGAGGAGCCCACAATGGAACTGGCAGTGCTGTGCTGGTCCCAACTATCTGTGGGGGTACAAGATGGGTTACGGGTGCTTTGGGCCAATGCAGCTCTTTCTTTATAGATGCTATAAACGGCGTCAGCCAAGCTGGGTATTTGCTCTTGTCTAGAATTGGGGAAGCAGCGAGGTGAGGAAGCCAAGTCAGGAGGGGAGAGGGGTGCACTCACAGATGGGTGCCAGGTATTCTTGCTAAGCATGGCAGTGGCACCTAAGGTTTCTCCTCCTGAGCTGCTGCCAGGTTTCAACTCCAGCCCACGTGATTGCACACAGTTAACAAAACCATTTATTGGGACCGAGGTCACAGCAGAGGGAGCCCCATCCTTTGGCCGAAGACTGTGTGCATCTATGACAGTGGAGTACAGGTCCCTCAGATTGATAACCTTAGTCTTCTTGTCACGATTCTCATGCAGCACTGCATTGGCACAAATGAACAAGAAGATGCCAATACCCATGATGAGGGGCCCAAGCACTTTGAGCTTGTCTGAATGCAaatatctagagaaaagatggaaaaGCAAATTTGTTGAGGGTGATGCGGGGGCAGGTAAAGATGGAGAAAGTGCTTTCTGGTTGCCAGAGAAAGAAGAATTGATGCTTTCTAGGTAAGATTCTCTGGTTTCTTGTGTGTGGTTCTTGTTGTGGCTTTCAGGGGCATTCCCATATGATTGCAATAATGGGCTATGGCCAAGGCCCCCTGTCCTATAAAGGGGTTTGGGCCAATAGCCAACCACAGCCAAGGCAATCCCCACAAACAGCACTAGAATGccacagacagcaatgaggccagAGAGGGAGCAGATTTTGAGCTTGCCCTTCACCACCACCACATCattcttgagttttttttttgctttgcgcTTGTGTTTGGAGACTTGGCCCTGAGGCCGCAAGGGATCCTGTTTTCTGGCTGAGATCCTCAAGAGGCCTCCAGTGGCGATCATGGCTGGCTATCCAGGAGAAGGTTCCCTATAGCAGCATCGGCTCCTGTGgcaaaataaagtaaaagaacGTTAGAGCGATAATCTCTTTTAAAGCAATCTTTCTTAAATCTATTCAGTCACTATTGACTAAACAGCCTCATGTAAAGAAGCATGTGAGACCTATGATGCAACATGAGATACTACCTAGACAAGAGGAAGAGAATCTTTTACAATAACCTATCGGTTTTATTATCACCAAGCTGACCACATGGTATTAGCTATGTTGCCTGTGGatgatcattatcatcattatcatctacTGCTGGATCAACTAAGaagcttccttttctttttgtttacaaTAATTTTGCATCAGATGAAGTGCTAGAACATTTTCTTCTATGGATATGAATTCCAATAAATCAAGGCTTGGAAGTTGTTCTGGAGGGAACAAGCTGAAATAGACATAAAAGAAGATGCAGGTTTAATAGTCTGATATTTTACTGTTTTGCATAGGGGTCCATACATGCTTTACTATTGCATAAGAACAACTTTGCACACTGCTAGCACTCCAGAACCTGATTATGTTCTTTCTACTGTATCTATAGATCATATTAGCTCCAAAGAACTTTTCTATCAAAACAGCTATGCTTCTGTAGGCTTTTGTTACCTCTGtattctttcatttaaaaaaaattattcaaattttataatacaatagaaatggaagaaaaagggggaaatggaaaaaagaaaaatgataacaAATAGAAGATAAGAATTTTCAATTCTGCTCTTCCTTCAATTAAGTAATCACCATCTTactcttttcccctccctctttaGCCCTTTCTAATCCCCAAATTCATAAATGATTGGCCAaaccttttcttctttcattagcCATTTAAGTCTTACAgtcttaaaaaagtttttattgtctCTCTGCCCAAACAGATCAACTTTGCAATTTCTGTCCATTTTACAATCCAATCCTCTACTGTAATCATTGTATTCCTCAGGTAGGACTGCCTTTAAAGATTGTTCACAAACAGCAACTAGAAAGTTCTGAAACCAACAAACTGTTGTGGCTTAGTGAGTGGAAAATCACCATATCAACTTAATTTCTCAGCCCAATTAAAATGGTGCTATTGATTTTTGAAGATTGATCTTTCATATTGCTACATCAATCAGCTCCAGTGCTCTTACTGTTAGGCCAGCTCCACTCACTGCTTTATTTACAGGGATCAGATAGACTGTTTTATTGGTAATTCCTTTATTGGTAGATGTTTTATTGGTGAGCAGGCACAATCTTTTCCTCATGATAGTTGACAACTACCTTAGTTAGAAAATCTATATTGTTTAtagatgggagtttatgttattGTTCTACGTTTTGGTATCAGTTTTATGGACTATAGTATTATGATTTGGCTGACttgcttcatttttcttttgaggCTTAACGAATTAAATACTACCTCAATCACATAGATAGACAGCTTATAACTGACATGAATTACATtggtaaataaattatttaattcatGCATGACACCATGcacttgtttctttttccttccagtcACCATGTAATAATTCTACCTTAATGTTTTCTATTATGCTATTTAGGTATACTAATGATGAAAAAGTATATTCACACCTCAACTTTTAAtgaaacttaattttaattataagcaCTATCTCttccaatggaactgcatcttaaGGagcatttcttcttaaaaaaaccaCACTTGGGAAAATGATGTGAAAGCACTAAGTGACATTTTTGTTCACACTTGGTTCTGATTAGATAAAGTTCAAAGGGATGCTTTGTAGAAATTATTAGTGACTAATAATTAGTCTCATAATAACTAATAATTTCACAAAGCCAAAGTTTCATCAACCCGCCCTCCCCGGAAATTATTATTATGAGCGAGTCAGTACCAAAAATACCTAGTTATAGATGCTCTTAGTAATGATGTCCCTATCTGAATGCCAGACCTTAAGTTGCATAAGTACAGGAAGGAGGATGCTCTGTTAGCTCCAAGGATGGGTAACTTTCTCAAGATTTCACCATGTTTACTATGGCTTTGGGCTAAATAAAAGCAGGTGGAGATGATGTATCATACTTCATATAACCTGAAAAACTAAAACCATTTTCATGTCAGTGAACGCAGTAATGTATATGTATGTTGACATGCATATAGGGGAATGAATGCTACTCCTGTTTAGACTATGTTAGACTATTCTTGGAGGCTACAAGTAGCAAATTTGACCATATGAGTAGCATATGAGTAATTCAAAGCATGTGAGTAATTCAAACTACTGAAACAATGCATTTGTATGCAAAAGAGGTAAACATAATGTGGATTGTAGAAGGCTGTAACAGGCATGGATGGTTGAAGAGGTAAGTTAATTTCAGTTTTATTCTAAACTGTAgctcatattttttttccatgctgCTTAAAATTTTTCCTTTGTATATCTATCCTTGAGTGAAACTGGAACATTTAAATCCCTTAAGGGTCCTCTACTGTAAATATAAGTCTACCCGTTTCATAGAATCTCTAAACTGACTTCTGCTTAATCTTTCTGGTTCACTATATGTGTAGTGAGTACTTGGAAACTTCCTTAACTCTGTCTCAAATCTTCACAACTGGATGTATGTTACAAACTGGCGACTAGGTTTCTACTTCGTATGAATAAATGCTATGGTAGCATTTATTGAGAACTTTGTTAAGCAtcttaacatatcttcttttGACCCCCAATTTTAttgggttggggttttttgc comes from the Ahaetulla prasina isolate Xishuangbanna chromosome 3, ASM2864084v1, whole genome shotgun sequence genome and includes:
- the TMEM200C gene encoding transmembrane protein 200C; this translates as MIATGGLLRISARKQDPLRPQGQVSKHKRKAKKKLKNDVVVVKGKLKICSLSGLIAVCGILVLFVGIALAVVGYWPKPLYRTGGLGHSPLLQSYGNAPESHNKNHTQETRESYLESINSSFSGNQKALSPSLPAPASPSTNLLFHLFSRYLHSDKLKVLGPLIMGIGIFLFICANAVLHENRDKKTKVINLRDLYSTVIDAHSLRPKDGAPSAVTSVPINGFVNCVQSRGLELKPGSSSGGETLGATAMLSKNTWHPSVSAPLSPPDLASSPRCFPNSRQEQIPSLADAVYSIYKERAALAQSTRNPSCTPTDSWDQHSTASSIVGSSLSTFTLLPLAQGEMASGDYGDWQRLLGERDGREIPRGEFELSLKDLRSSYLDTAQELAVLPRMNKRKVVLRRQSTSCLPDSRRSLFPEPSQTLGSSTDLDSSLSAKASSSSYSRSLDLGDSHLPTPSVDQKGSQSTQCDQYRSNKGYTPLEESGTSLESVANTPAHKAPEDCEVSSSEEIGSSQSTSKEQIEQQPLKIQRQYTNKEKLFMISRSDAIVGLEDADLENIGI